The genomic region ATTCTGGATATCAAGTTTGGCAGCGCAAGCATGAATTTTAGGGATGCTGACATTTCTTGTCCCACCTGAAATCACTGGAAGCCACAAGTCAGTTGTTCTAAAAAGAAACTAAGAATGCATTAgtaaattctggaaaaaaaaaaaattatctccttgtttctgttttcctgcctACAACATGGAGCTAACACTTCCAAGCCAACAGGGATGGAAGACTGTTAGCACGCAAGAAATCAGCAGTTTTGACCTAGCTGATAAGATTCATGGCTAAGATGTTTCTGTTCCTTGCCCTTTTGTGACATGTCTACACAAATAAGCAGTAAGGACAGAAATCTGCCCATAGAGAACATAGCAGAAGGAAGCCTCGACCCGCTGTTCTACTAGGCACAAGTATAATTCAAGCAGttttataaataacaaaactgaCTGCTTTGTTGCAAAAGACTCTTGCAAcctacaaataaaaagcaatgcatTACCCCTTGGTGAAGTGATTAACACTCCGAAATCATCACAGAGTGCAGCTTTCCCATTTCCATACACAGTGCACATATAGCTGGCTTTACATAAAAGAATCCTGAACATGTTCTGGATCTATGTCACTTGAATGTAGATCACTATctggggagaaaggggagaCGAGAAGGTGCAAAAATAACTGCTCACTGAATCTGTCTGCTCCAGGCAGTACCTCTCAGAGATTCCATGTTCTTTAAGAGTGATCATCATCTTATCACAAACAAAGCCTGTGATTTAGTATCATCTAAAAGCAtaccatttctgaaaacaaaaccgCACTGTCCGCATAACAGGTAACTTCTGATTGTCAAAGACCTTCAATGATATCAGGTTTTTTCCCCATCAGGTATTTCACAGAACTCTCTGTTCCTGTAAAACACGTAGCCAACCGAGGCTCTCGATCTGCAGTGTGTTCAGCAACGCCCAAAGTGCCTCTTCACTTCCAAACTCCATCAGGTTCTGGATAAATGATCCTAAAGGTCAAGTTTATACGTGCATCTCTGGAATGATATTCCTTAGGCACTCGATGCTGTAAGTggcattatgaaaaaaaaaaaaaaggcaaaacaaacacacaaaaaaacctcaTGAGCTggtgtatttaaaatacaggtaatcaaacaacataaaaaaaccTTAATGTTCTGTAATGGCTTTTCATGAACTTTTCTAAAGATTTAGTTAAGGCAGAACATTCATGTTCTGACTACTCAGGgctactgaagaaataaaaggtcTTTTGTAGATTACTGTAGCCTTGTTAAATTAAgttcaacatttttatgttCTAAGTTCCTAAATGGATTTTGCTCTttcagctgcaggctgcagcattCACTGCTGAACTTAAATGCTGAAACATCAGCATGTGAGCTGATTCCTATTATCACTTAGCAGTTGAATAAAACCGCATAATTTTTGTGGGTGCTTTGAAATTCTGAGGTAGAAAGCATTGTGAAATAATTGTTTCACTGGAAGCCGAGTATTTTGTACCTTTATGGGAGTGCTTTGCACACATTTAGAGAACTGCACTGCAAATAAAGCTCTTAAAAGCAGTGCCAAGGATTTCTTACCTGCCAATCCTCCTGGGTAGCTCCTTCCATCATCAGCAGAGTCCCACGATCAAGTGGGATTTTTAGTCTCTCTACGTAAGTATAGTCTCCATTCTCTTcctaaaaagaaacacaggaCACTGAAGAAGTAGGCAAGTGCTTTTGGTAGAAAATCAGTCCTCAGTCCTCTATAACAGAACTTAAAAaacagggaggggaaaggatgAAAGGAAGCTTTTATGAGATCTGGAAGTCTAACTAAACCTCTCTTCAACTGTACTTCATAAAGAGTTGAGGAGCTGAACATTTTAAGGATGAAAAGCCATTCCATCTCACTGTCTGTACAACACTGGTGAAGTTCAACAACTGCTTCCTAAGTCCAGTGCAAAATTCTGGAGCAAGgctgcaaatattttgggaaCATCCACTTGAACTGAACAGTTCTGTGTGGAAACACTCTGCAATCATAACCATGATTCCAATGGTTAACTACTTCATCCAAAACACACATTCTCCTATTCTCAATTTGTCTTGTTTCAGGTTCCAGACATTACTTGTTGTTATAGTATTatctaataaataatttttcctaccgaaaaatatttttcctatagTACCTTGTAAAACAAATTCTCTGAAACTTGATCATCATGAAGCAAACCAGACTGCTCAACTAGAAGATGCACATCATTTGCAAAACTTTTGTTAAGCCTTCAGATTACGTActactgttttaaaacacaacTACCACAACCAAATGTAGCAACACAGCAGTAGTAGTCTGATATAAATGGTGTCAGTCAGGATAGTAACTCTGTTTCTTTGCACTACTCCTTCCAATTTTACTCTGGACCACCACCCTGCGGAGTCCAATTGCTTAGGGAAGTCTCACTGTCACAACAGTAGCATCCTCATAAGATCACGCTCCGCCTGACATGAACCATCTTCCAGACTGCCACATGGGCTGATATTATAATGCTCTATGCACTCTTCACTATTTTCTGGTATTAGCTTTCAATAGTTGCAAAAATTTGCTGCAAAACTTAAACAATTTCTATTTAACATGTAGACTACTTCATGCTGGAACTTGGATTAGTTCGTTAATATTAAAGTGTAAATAAGAAAACCACTATTTCCCCAAATATAAAAAGGAAGTACATAGTTAGCCTTTTGTAGATCTCTACTGCCAAATCTGAAAGCTACCAAAAGAAGAATGGAAAGCAACCCTCTGAAATGAGGAATTCAAGGAAGTTTCTAGTAGAAAATCACCTTCCAAATACAGGGGTTATTTGGGGGAAGAGGGGGttagaggaaatattttaattagcgTCGAAAGGGAGGAGACTCAAGGTCTTTTATTATTAAGTTAAAGAATGCATCAGATAACCTGAAATAGTAAAGCAGATGATAAACTTTTtccaagcaaaaagaaaataaataagagtaTGAGAGGTTCTCGTTTTCAAGGACTACACAGTACAAATACAGGGTTAACCTTGTTCTGAGTTGGCTGCATATAGCAAACAGTCTGAATGAAAATTTgttattcaaaatatatttgttattatACCACTGCATCTAGAAGCAgagagaatgttttttttttgttgatgttgtttttgtttttttttttcccaaagagtTCACCAAATCAAATTTTTTGTTTATGCAAAAGAGCTTGATTGGGGTGAAATCAATTCCCAATAACAAAAAGCATCACTTCATGTACTTGACTAGCATCTTAGCAACTTTCTGTTCACGTCTGGGACTAGAAGTTAGTCACAGTGTGACAGAACAAGGTTAGTCAGTACTGCTAGTGCAACTGGCAGTCATGGCTGGCAATTCTGGGTTTGTGCATTTCTTGGGGATACCTAAGGGCCTGAGGCTGTTTCAGCAGTTAGTTAAGCTCACTAAACCTCTGAAATCAGAAGTGTTGAAGGCACCGAGAATCACCTGTAGTATTTTCGTTCTCTGTAAGGACAATGTCcatttgcaaaatacatttttaagcttttggaATTAAGAGGCATTTATCTTGCTCTATTAGAAGTAAAGCACAATgccaaaagtgtttttttaaacaacagatGAAACAAGGGAAATTTCAAAAATAGATATCAAACATGACCGCTGATGAAAAGCAGTGAAATAGCAGTGCACGGctgtctttttatttcactggaTTACACCATTTCACTTTGTGGAAGGACAACagtggatttatttttgtccctTGCTCATCACAACTAAAATGAACCTTCTAAGATAAATGATTTAGGAGAAAACATCCTTTTGGTTTAGAAAAGAGAGTATGTAAAACCAGcagtttctttccattttaaatgtaaCATCTGAGCTTAGTTTTACCTAGGAAAAAGAGAATTGTATGTTCATTGGTTTTGCAGAGCCAGTGAAGTTAGACACATTACATGTCTATACTAACACATCCACTAAACCTCACTTCAGAGCTTTTCTCTTTAGGGCTGATGTCAGACATACAGGAGACTCAGCTGGGTTTCACAGCTCAGGAAGCTTATGAAGGAAACTTATTCTTGATGCCTATTCTTAACCCAAGGAACTACAGGTCGTAAGTGACAAAAGCTCAGTATGAGTAGATGGGAATCTATCAATATAAAAACTGAAAGTATTCCTGGactccatccttttttttttttttcttaaaatggtaTTAAAATCAAAGAggtaagaaagggaaaatatctAGAATATATAGAGAATATATAGAAAATACCTAGAAGGCAGAGTACCAGTCATATTACCCTTTCCTCATGTAATCCACCCACCCACCTACACAGGACTATCTTTAAACTCCCTCAGTCTTTCTGCTGATGACCTTGCATTCTGCAAGTGTGGTATGGCAGCCTTAAAGTACTCGCCTCTTCCCCTCTGCTTGCCTATAGCTGCTCAAGTCTTGCCAATACTGGTGGGGAAAGCCAAGGAAGCAAGCCTCCTTCATGGCAATCCAAAAGTTCAAACCCAACCCCGTCCTGATCCAAGGCTCGGTTTCTACCGTGCTCCATCTACTCCTGTCAGTCTTCAGTTAGGCCTGTTAGGACACCGAgggttatttttctgttttcaaaagtacTAGGAGATCTTTAATTTCTGCTAGAAGAGCTACTCAAGGACAGAAGAACCTTGTTTTAGTGTTTCATTTGAAGGACAGACCCATCTGAAGGCTGATTCTGAGAACACCACGAACATCCTGCTATTATTTAACGTACGCACGAAAATCCCTCCCTTGCCCAGCATCCATCAGTTTCCTTGGCTACAGACAGATGAATCTGACAGCTGGCTTTCTAACTCCATGCACAGCTCACACTGCAGTTCGTTGGGCAGCTGCACCGAACCGGTCCGTGTGGCACCCAGatctctgctgcagagcagctcccagcgGGACACGGGAGCTTACTGGGACATCAAATATCACCCTTCACCTAAAATCTCGCACGGTTTCCAAAAAGACCTAATCAGATAAGCTGGCACTGTCTGAGCTGAGCAGTGATAAGCAATAGTAAAAGCGGTGCCAAGGCTGGATCGGGAAGACCCACGTAATGCAGCGAAATCAGTTCCTCAGGAGTAGGATGGTTAAGTCAGGTATGAGTGGGACAGGGCCTCGGGGCGGtgtggagagcagcaggaggaggtggcaAGGCAGAGGTAACAGGTATGCTGTGGGACAGCATGAGAGGGCTCGCTGACTTAACCAGCAGGCTGTGCGTGACTTCAGTATGAATCACAGCTCCAAAACAAAGTGTTCGCCTCTCGGTTCCAGTGCAGGCAGGAGCTACAACAATCGGGGAGCAACAAGGAGGCAAGAAAAAATTTAAGTAATTTGCTGGAACTAGAGGcaaaaaatagaagaaactAGATCACTTCACTGTAGACTTTAGACTACCAAGTAAGCATCCAAAAACCTTAGAAACCCTTGAAAGCAAAGGCAAAACATCACATACAGCCACACAACTGGtccaaataaacagaaaaggcaGTATTTAGAAGAAAGAATCCTTAAAAAGATAAACTCCAGCGggtgaagaaaaacacttcctgGAATCACGTTAACTTCCATGAAAAGTCTCCTTAACAACTCCAGTGAGGGATTTGCTCCCAAAATATAtgcagctttttattatttcttttaacatgCTCTGGGCTGAAATCTGAGTAGgaattatttctgcttattCAGAAGGGATGTTTGCAATGTGGATTCAAGTAGGCTGTGCACGACTGTCTATACTCATTCCCTGTTATATAATGAACACTTATTCATCCACTACAGCAgtcactaaaaagaaaaacaacagcagacTGAACCTTTCTTTAACCTCACTCTGGAACAatttaaataacaacaacaacaataataataatgccaCTTGCAgctaaataacttttttttcctcctccaaggACAGATAGATTTCTTTTAGTGGCAGTTTCAGTGTTGCCTACAGAAACTTCAAATTTCTGCAACACAAATGTAAAAATCTCACACAAACATGcggcagcagcaacaaaaacaaaaaaacccaccaaaccaaaaaaaaaaagcctaccaaaattaactttttttttttatagttgtCTTAGAGAAATAGGGTTTTATTCCCTAAGAGGTTCATCCACAGTTAAATTTGGACACTACTTGTACAGACAGTCACCAATATGAGCTGGAGTCTCCGAAGGCCCCGATTTAGTGCTCTTCAATTGCACTACAAGACGTTACCTGACTCGCGGTACATGCTGTTTTGTACCCAGTACACGATCACACACAGGCAATCGCTTCAGGTTTTTTCCAGCATCACTTATCCATGGTGAGCCCCTAGCACAGTATTTCTCATCTTACATTTTCATGACGTCTTTCATCTTGAACTACTTAAAAGCATTTacaacagagagaaatgaaggCCTTTCAAACTCTAAAATCAGTGTTACTAGAATTCGGGTCCTCAAAGAGGCTTAATTTTGGGAGGAAAAggatttgctttctcttttcctccctcagTGAAGACTACCTCTGGAAAACCTGACGTACAAATAATGGCAGATTACAAACCAGATAAGAGCCTGAGATGCCTGTGATGATTGTAAATCTAAATCCCCCTTCCCTAGGCTACTCCTGTTCCTGTAACTTGCTTTTAACCAAGTAGTGATCAAACTTCAAATATCTGCAATCGACTTGaactttcttttaatgaaagagAGAATGCTACATTACAATGGAGCATGAAAATTACTTCTTTGGTGGTACAGCCTGAAAGGTTGTAATTTCCATCAGAGGGCCTTGTAACTCCCACTTGGCAAAGCACCTAGTGTCATAGGATGCTCTCAGAAAATTGCAGGCTTTTGGAATGTGCAAAGAATACGTAACGTGACATATAATTTTAAGTACAAATTCCCTTAGGCACATGATACACAGTTAATAGCAACTTGTTCAAGCATCACTCTGCACGTGGGGATCTTATTTTAGAAACAGGTATGTCACAATTGCAAAAGGAATGCACTTTATATATAACAACACTGAGCTAGTCAGAAATATCAGGTCAAagacactaaagaaaaaaaatgagcgCCACTTGAGggatatatacataaaaaaaatcatccacctcaggaagaaaagggaagaaaccaTATAGTACAGATTAAAGAAGGTGGCCAATTGTGAGTGGCACAGACTGAATTTCCCCCTTTACACATAGTGAGTGtcttttgagaaaacagaaaacagcaaagttCTTGCTCAAGAACTGCATTCAATTTTCAGGGGAAAATTGCAAAGTTTATACTGAAATCTAGGTGGCTTTAATTCCGATCCATCAAAAAGGAATACATGCACTCTAGAAATGAACCCAGGCACCATTTACAGCTTCCCAGAGGCATGAACTTTCCAGCTGACATTATGTTatcatcacagaatcaaagacaCTTACTCACGCTATGCCCAATGACACAATGCTCTGGTTATGTAATCTCATGCTCAAGGACCACAGGGTTAAACTCCCTTCAGGCAACAAAGAACTTGCACATTAAAGAACTGGtgaaaaacacaaattatttaGTTTTCTGATTCAAATTCTGACCTTTTTTGTTCACGACTAGGTGACCCTCTGTCACTCCTCAAGGGCACATTTCAATACCTCAGTGCACGGTTTATAGGTTGGTCATGTCCACCTTTGCTTTCTGCACTAGTTTATTCAGAATAAGTAACAATGTAAGTAGACAGcaaacatcttctcaaagatcCCAAAGTGCTTTTCAGACTACATTTTTCAGactacatcagaaaaaaaaagttttcctcaGAGTTCATAGCAAGAACATCACCACGTAACAGAAAACATGCAGGAAAGACATCTGAAGCAGGATACCTTACAATGAGGCTTGTGCTTTCAGCAAAAGAATGTGATCCCTTTACTTCAATAAATGCAAAATCTAAGTGCTAAGTTACTTGTTGCTTAAATGCCTGTTACACAGCATTTTATCTAGAAAGAGTATTCTCTACTGAATCAGAAACTAATTCCTGAGAGGATGTTCACATATGCCTCCTATCAAAGTAACGATCCCCGTTTAGTCTGTGAAGTATGATACGACAGCTTGGTATTTTAGGTAAAAGAAATGGGCTGCTCTTTCCTGCTCTTCATTGGCTCTCAACCTGAACACACACAAGTCAAAATTCAGACAATGCTAAGGGGGATTTTTACTTACAAGAGTGGTCAGAGCCACTCTGCATAACACATACACTATGAATTACACCATTACTGGGGCTTAACAAAACAGCATCGAATCTATGGCTCATTTAGATAGTGAAAGCTTCCTTCTAACATCACTGATTTCAAGTAATGGGAAAGGACCTTATCAGGACAAAATAGTAGGCTGCAATTTCACTGCAGCACCACATTGCTGCACGTTATTAGAGTGGTTCCATTCCACCCTGAAGATGTCACGTTCCatgtaacagatttttttgatTCCTACACTTATTCCACAGAACTTTATGAGTGTTTCCACTAATTACTAACATAACTGAATGTTTTTAGTTATTAAGTTCTCTAAACAGAGGGAAAGGAGACTAAACAAATGAGTTTGGACTCTTCCACTGCAGTAAGAATACTCACGGGGGAGGGTTTCTTCCTCATCTCAAAGGTCCGGGTAGCACCAAAGCTGAGCGAGGCAATGACGGGATTTTTTCCCAGTGATGGTTCGTCGTCACTGTGCCAGTCTACGCTGTCCTTCTCGTTTCGGTACAGGTTGCAGAGCAGGGAGTTGAAGGCATAGCCAGAGAACTCTTCAATGCGCTCCTTTAGCATAGTCAGCAGAGGATGCCACTGCAATCGGCACAGAGGGAGCAAGATAAATACAATGAAAGCAGGGCAGCACACAATAACACCAGGACACAAGGAGAAAACTACTCTTGGATACTGCACTTCCACCACAACGAACCTGAAGACAAACAAACACCTCTGAACAATTCTGATTGAATTTTTAGTAAAGCTGAGGAACAGGCTTTCTGCAAAATATGCTTATGTTACCTATGGCTCACCACTAAATCacctcttaaaaataagaagccAGTCTGCCTGCTAGCAGCAGCCACTAGCCACCTCAATTAACTGAAAGGTGAGGAAGTAGATAAGAGTATATTCTGCTTGAACTGAGCACAGATAAAAACCAGCAGTTCTTAACTAGAACAAAAACTGTGCAACCTCTCCCATGCATACCTGTCTGTTTTAATCTCCTGGCCACGCTAGCGGAGTTTAACACACGGGTCTGATAACACCTGAGTTACTTAACCACTGCTGGTGGGCGTAGCGCACCCAAAAAGTTGCAGTTGGTGTCCACGTGACTCCCTCTCCGTTCCCTGCAGGTGACACAGAACGAGAAGCAGTTGGCCTAACACTTCCACAGCGTGGCCCCCTGCTCCCGGCTCTAGCAGTACAGCTTGCTGAGCCCCATTCATCTTCTCTTGGGGGTTTGACTTCAGCCCTGTAACTTTCCAGTGATTCGCAAAATGGATGTCGCAGGCCCCGaatttcccccttccctttgctAATATCTTGCTGGGCCCATAGCCTGTGGCAGCTCTGCACATTCCATTACAGCTCAGTCCAGTGAATCATTATTCAATGTTATAAACTTACATCATGACTTTCAGCTGTCAGAGTGCTTTTAAGTACTACATAAgctaaaagaaaagagaaaaaaaggctcagAGCAATGTAGGCCAGAATCTTTTGCCCATTATATAAGCAGAAACACAGAGATCAAGAGAGGACAAAGAACTGATTCCAAACCTCCCAGCGAACACTGGCAGAAGGAACAGAGAGCAGGAGTTATTTCCCAGTATCCACCTCAAATAACTCTGCACCACCGTCCTTCCATGCTCACCCATGTTTAGAGGGTTTTTAACCTATTGGCTACACTCAGAAGCCTTCAACGTGTCATCTTTCTCTGTTTGGTGTTTTTCTAGATAAGCCACCCCTCCAATGACTAAGCATCATGTGAATGATTAATTATACATGAACACAGCCTGTAGCTATGGGATATGTAGGGAAATCAGTAACAGCACCCAAAAATGCTATAGCCTGTACTTGGGTtgcctgaaggaaaaaacacaggatCTCCAGAACTGCAGCATGTGTCAAACATGCGATGCAATCACAGGAGAGTCCAAAGAGAATGACTGAAAGCGCTTCTTAGTGACCCATTGGACCGGATTCCTTCAATTCCTATCACAAAAGTATTATTAGCAAAAATGTTATACGGTGGTTTTTACAATTCTGTGGAAACTTCACTATAAACCTGCAGTAGTGGAAGTAAGTTTGTTATGAAACATTACCACATCCCCAACTATATCACTGCTTACAAAGACATTTCCTTCTAGTACAAAAATTCATTTACGCAGCAGCATTGGATCATACTTAGCAGTGCTGCCATCACACCCAGCCTtatcaaacaaaaaatgaggGCGCAAAGCTAATCACTCCTACAGATCAAATGTTCAAGGCAGCCAACTGTTTTTGACGAACCTGCGCGCCAAATTGCATTTGGTGATTTGGCACTGAGGATGTTTTTGTAATATAAAACCTATTCCACAGGTAAGGGCTGTGCTGTTTATACCATCCacagctgcttctacgctgCAGAACTCCCTCCTACAAAGCTGAATACAGTGTCAGAGTGACTATGTGCAGTCTACCCTTATATCTGGCTACGGGCACTTTCCAGACGATGGCAGTGGTCCAGTGATGGCTAATTGAACTTCAAGCAAACTGGACTGAAACAGTGAACCTAGGGCATAGAGGCTCTGTCTAACCTCTGAGCAGCAACAGGTTCCACATCAGGCAGTTCTGAACTAGTTATAAATAACTAGTGTACAGCAGAATGATTTTGCGGGGGGCACTTCCAAGCCCTAAAGTCATTCTGCTTCTAGAAAAGTCCATTCAAAATAATATTCCACGAATGAGTACAAAAAGTGCCTGTTTTCCCACTACTAAACTACCAGCCACGGGATTTTTGAAACTACAAAATCTTTACAACTCATCTTGGTAAATAACACCTTTCCACTTCCCTCAAACTGAGCTTTGCTGGGAAGCGTCCCATCCGGCAGCAGTTCTGGGACTTGGgacacttttctttcttttgaaccCTATCCAGCCTTCAGTAGTCACACTTCA from Anser cygnoides isolate HZ-2024a breed goose chromosome 5, Taihu_goose_T2T_genome, whole genome shotgun sequence harbors:
- the ALKBH3 gene encoding alpha-ketoglutarate-dependent dioxygenase alkB homolog 3 isoform X3; translated protein: MAHKEMKDILLFAVVERKVPEAGVIDKPGVYELSTGPSGVSRIHLIPGFIDSEQADWMFEQLLQDIPWGQRTHIRQEMSFEEPRLTSWYGELPYTYSRITMQPNPNWHPLLTMLKERIEEFSGYAFNSLLCNLYRNEKDSVDWHSDDEPSLGKNPVIASLSFGATRTFEMRKKPSPEENGDYTYVERLKIPLDRGTLLMMEGATQEDWQHRVPKEYHSRDARINLTFRIIYPEPDGVWK